A part of Larkinella insperata genomic DNA contains:
- a CDS encoding 4'-phosphopantetheinyl transferase family protein produces the protein MRSARVVYDTIPTVTWEPLWERLSSSDLVIFRIELVRFTTFISTFSTWLSTDEHHRAQRYFHEKDRNRFVITRGILRLILGRYTHRNPSDIQFGSQGKKPVLRADDNWQYNVSHSGNWALIAVSAQPVGVDIEKIDDAFRFQDLLPETFGLADQLYLQRHPDARPLFYHWWTRKEALVKATGQGIDDYFKEIPARDGTHEVQECVLGQRGHWTARNFEVTEGYTAAVAYESADRHPRFVEVTPELLPLLKAV, from the coding sequence ATGCGTTCAGCCCGCGTTGTTTACGATACAATACCAACAGTAACGTGGGAGCCGCTCTGGGAGCGGCTCTCATCATCCGACCTGGTGATTTTTCGCATTGAACTGGTTCGGTTTACGACCTTTATTTCTACCTTTTCCACCTGGTTGTCAACCGATGAACACCACCGGGCGCAACGGTATTTTCACGAAAAAGACCGCAATCGATTTGTGATTACCCGGGGAATCTTACGGCTTATTCTGGGCAGGTATACGCACCGGAACCCGTCCGACATCCAGTTTGGAAGTCAGGGAAAAAAACCGGTTCTCCGGGCGGACGACAACTGGCAGTACAATGTGTCCCATTCCGGCAACTGGGCCCTTATTGCCGTCAGCGCCCAGCCCGTAGGGGTTGACATTGAAAAAATAGACGATGCTTTTCGGTTTCAGGACCTTCTACCCGAAACGTTCGGTCTGGCCGATCAGCTTTACCTTCAACGGCATCCGGACGCCCGGCCGTTGTTTTATCACTGGTGGACCCGTAAGGAAGCACTGGTAAAAGCAACCGGTCAGGGTATTGATGACTACTTCAAGGAAATTCCCGCCCGGGATGGAACACACGAAGTCCAGGAATGCGTGCTGGGCCAGAGGGGCCATTGGACCGCCAGAAACTTTGAGGTCACGGAAGGGTATACGGCGGCCGTCGCGTATGAATCGGCGGATCGGCATCCCCGCTTCGTTGAGGTTACGCCAGAATTGTTACCACTTCTCAAGGCCGTCTGA
- a CDS encoding ABC transporter ATP-binding protein, whose translation MKALSHLNKYLLKYKWYLIWGTAFTIISNLFGIIPAQLVRYSLDLVKETLDIYFLYNGTGLQNNLYDVFAYSILFYGLLILAMALLKGFFLFLVRQTLIVMSRHIEYDLKNEIYLHYQTLPLSFFRQHNTGDLMARISEDVSKVRMYVGPSIMYGLNLITLFLLVISYMVSINVRLSLYVLLPLPLLSVAIYVVNTIIIKRSEEIQQSLSKLSTFVQEAFSGIRVLKAFVREENSATRFTVESDVYKFKSLQLTRVDSLFFPLIMLLVGLSNVLVVYVGGQEILTGRLTPGNIMEFILYVNMLTWPVMALGWTTSQTQRAAASQQRINEFLAVQSHIVSEKSLERSIEGEIELRNIRFVYPDSGITAIKNFNLHVKAGETVAILGTTGSGKSTLANLITRMYDPTEGEILIDGIPLKDYSLTSIRRQMGYVPQEVFLFSETISNNVKFGMPDMPQEKVEQAVKDADLYQNITGFPEQFDTRIGERGVTLSGGQKQRLSIARAIARDPKILILDDCLSAVDTNTENIILNNLHRIMENRTSVVISHRVSSAKLADKIIVLDEGEVVEQGTHEDLLAANGVYRELYEKQLQTEEV comes from the coding sequence GTGAAAGCACTTTCCCATCTCAATAAATATTTGTTGAAATATAAATGGTACCTCATCTGGGGCACCGCTTTCACGATTATTTCAAACCTGTTCGGGATCATTCCGGCCCAATTGGTGCGGTATTCGCTCGATCTGGTGAAGGAAACGCTCGATATATATTTCCTCTACAACGGGACCGGGCTGCAAAACAACCTTTACGACGTGTTTGCGTACAGCATTCTATTTTATGGACTGCTGATTCTGGCAATGGCGCTGCTGAAAGGTTTTTTCCTGTTTCTGGTGCGGCAGACGCTGATTGTCATGTCGCGGCACATTGAATACGACCTGAAAAATGAGATTTACCTACACTACCAGACGTTACCGCTAAGCTTCTTCCGTCAGCACAACACCGGCGATTTGATGGCCCGGATTTCGGAAGACGTCAGTAAGGTGCGGATGTACGTCGGTCCGTCCATCATGTACGGATTGAACCTGATCACGCTTTTTTTGTTGGTAATCAGTTACATGGTATCGATCAACGTCCGGCTGAGTCTGTATGTGCTGCTGCCGTTGCCGTTGCTTTCGGTAGCCATTTATGTAGTGAACACGATCATCATCAAACGCTCGGAGGAAATTCAACAGAGCCTTTCGAAGCTCTCCACGTTCGTGCAGGAAGCGTTCTCGGGAATCCGGGTGCTTAAGGCGTTTGTTCGCGAGGAAAACTCGGCTACGCGTTTTACGGTGGAAAGTGATGTTTACAAGTTTAAATCGCTGCAACTGACGCGCGTGGATTCGCTGTTCTTTCCGCTGATCATGCTGCTCGTCGGGCTGAGCAACGTCCTGGTGGTGTACGTGGGCGGTCAGGAAATCCTGACGGGGCGACTCACGCCGGGCAACATCATGGAGTTTATCCTGTACGTCAACATGCTGACCTGGCCGGTGATGGCTCTCGGCTGGACCACCAGCCAGACCCAGCGGGCGGCTGCTTCTCAGCAACGTATCAACGAGTTTTTGGCGGTTCAGAGCCATATTGTTTCCGAAAAATCGCTGGAACGCTCCATCGAAGGGGAAATAGAACTCCGGAACATCCGGTTTGTCTACCCCGATTCGGGCATCACCGCCATCAAAAACTTCAACCTGCACGTTAAGGCGGGCGAAACCGTGGCCATTCTGGGAACGACGGGTTCGGGCAAGAGTACACTGGCCAACCTGATCACGCGGATGTATGACCCCACCGAGGGGGAAATCCTGATTGACGGTATTCCGCTGAAAGATTACAGCCTGACTTCAATTCGTCGGCAAATGGGCTACGTACCGCAGGAGGTATTTCTGTTCTCCGAAACCATCAGCAACAACGTTAAGTTCGGTATGCCGGACATGCCGCAGGAGAAGGTGGAACAGGCCGTGAAAGACGCGGATTTATACCAGAACATCACCGGCTTTCCAGAGCAGTTCGACACCCGGATTGGTGAACGGGGCGTTACGTTGTCGGGTGGGCAGAAACAACGGCTTTCCATCGCCCGCGCCATTGCCCGCGATCCCAAAATTCTGATTCTGGACGACTGCCTGTCGGCTGTAGATACCAACACGGAAAATATTATCCTGAACAACCTGCACCGGATCATGGAAAACCGCACGTCGGTTGTGATTTCCCACCGGGTGTCGTCGGCCAAGCTGGCGGACAAAATTATCGTGCTCGACGAGGGCGAGGTGGTGGAACAGGGAACCCACGAAGACCTGCTGGCGGCCAACGGCGTTTACCGCGAACTCTACGAAAAACAGTTGCAAACCGAGGAGGTTTAA
- a CDS encoding NmrA family NAD(P)-binding protein: MTNDRIVTNEEEPREERKSDRTTGNPLIILAGATGDLGQRIADYLLKSGATVRALVRPGSDPRKLDALRQQGVAVVAVDFSDAAALTQACTGGFCLVSALSGLRDVIVELQTKLLRAAVEAGVPRFIPSDYCIDFTKLAPGSNRNLDLRREFQERLDRAPIAATSILNGMFTDLLNGQAPVVLFGLKRVLYWGDADQPMDFTTIDNTAAFTAAAALDPDTPRFLRIAGEVATVRDLRKAASAATGNEFGLFRMGGLGVLDFMINVTRTLFPQNQEVFPPWQGMQYLRNMLSGQPKLDPLDNDRYPHIRWTSVQEVLKNRSS, encoded by the coding sequence TTGACCAACGACCGCATCGTGACGAACGAGGAAGAACCTCGGGAAGAACGCAAGTCAGACCGTACAACGGGTAATCCATTGATCATTCTGGCCGGAGCTACCGGCGATTTGGGGCAGCGCATCGCCGACTATTTGTTAAAAAGTGGCGCAACAGTGCGGGCGCTGGTTCGTCCGGGAAGCGATCCTCGCAAGCTGGACGCGTTGCGGCAGCAGGGCGTAGCCGTCGTCGCGGTTGATTTTTCGGATGCAGCGGCACTGACCCAGGCCTGTACGGGCGGTTTCTGCCTCGTGTCGGCCTTGTCGGGGCTGCGGGATGTAATTGTGGAGTTGCAGACGAAACTGCTCCGGGCCGCCGTGGAAGCCGGTGTTCCGCGCTTCATTCCGTCCGATTACTGCATTGATTTTACCAAACTTGCGCCGGGTTCGAACCGAAATCTGGATCTGCGCCGGGAATTTCAGGAGCGGCTCGACCGGGCACCGATTGCGGCTACTTCCATTCTCAACGGGATGTTTACCGACCTGTTGAACGGCCAGGCGCCGGTCGTTCTGTTTGGCCTGAAACGGGTGCTGTATTGGGGAGATGCCGACCAGCCAATGGATTTCACGACCATCGACAATACCGCAGCTTTCACCGCAGCGGCCGCTCTTGACCCTGATACGCCCCGGTTTCTGCGGATTGCTGGTGAGGTGGCCACGGTCAGGGACCTGCGGAAAGCCGCCAGCGCAGCCACCGGAAACGAGTTTGGTTTGTTTCGGATGGGTGGCCTGGGCGTTCTTGATTTTATGATCAACGTAACCCGTACGCTGTTTCCGCAAAACCAGGAAGTGTTTCCGCCCTGGCAGGGAATGCAGTACCTGCGCAACATGCTGAGCGGGCAACCAAAGCTGGACCCGCTCGACAACGACCGCTACCCGCACATTCGCTGGACATCGGTGCAGGAAGTCCTGAAAAACCGTTCTTCCTGA
- the nusB gene encoding transcription antitermination factor NusB: MLNRRLLRIKVMQAFYALRQSELSSRQLAVDAITETFQPDLNSMEVQNLQQLEGFRRLATVLFEEGLTKGKPSEEEDVPRNVLIAANQALAEYRNNQTRERHRVFQSLLEDVRMLDNSLIRLLTLLLELAHVAQVDRERIRRYEAVDARSIAKESGLDRNRIIQALREHKPLEVEKIRRKVDWGDDPQMIRSIYNDILKEDEMYRAYCETAQHTADEDQQLVQHILRNVLLKQDPAKNYFEETDLSWAENGELVRSMAIKTLKSVQSPEGLKLTELTDDWEEDRLFLETLYKKALENDAEYEALLAEQLKNWDVERVAQLDKIILKLALAELLNFPNIPVKVTINEYIELAKQYSTPKSGKFVNGILDSLSEKLKSTGQLRKSGRGLLDNK; encoded by the coding sequence ATGTTAAACAGACGCTTATTGCGGATTAAAGTCATGCAGGCTTTTTACGCCCTGCGACAATCCGAATTATCGAGTCGACAATTAGCCGTCGATGCCATTACCGAAACGTTTCAGCCCGACCTGAACTCCATGGAGGTACAAAACCTCCAGCAACTGGAAGGGTTCCGCCGGTTGGCGACGGTATTGTTTGAGGAAGGACTGACGAAGGGGAAACCGTCAGAGGAAGAGGACGTTCCGCGCAATGTGCTGATAGCGGCCAACCAGGCGCTGGCCGAATACCGCAATAATCAGACCCGGGAACGGCACCGCGTGTTTCAGTCGCTGCTCGAAGATGTCCGGATGCTGGACAATTCGCTGATCCGGCTGCTGACGCTGCTGCTGGAGTTGGCGCACGTTGCCCAGGTAGACCGCGAACGGATTCGCCGGTATGAAGCCGTCGACGCCCGGTCGATTGCCAAGGAATCGGGGCTGGACCGCAACCGGATTATTCAGGCCCTGCGCGAGCACAAGCCGCTGGAGGTGGAGAAGATTCGCCGGAAAGTCGACTGGGGGGATGATCCGCAGATGATTCGCTCGATTTACAATGACATCCTGAAAGAAGATGAAATGTACCGGGCTTATTGCGAAACGGCCCAGCACACCGCCGATGAAGATCAGCAACTGGTTCAGCATATTCTGCGCAACGTTTTATTGAAGCAGGACCCGGCCAAAAACTATTTCGAAGAAACCGACCTGAGTTGGGCCGAGAACGGCGAGCTGGTTCGGAGCATGGCCATCAAAACGCTGAAATCCGTTCAAAGTCCCGAAGGCCTGAAGCTGACGGAGCTGACCGACGACTGGGAGGAGGATCGTCTGTTTCTGGAAACGTTGTATAAAAAGGCGCTGGAAAACGACGCCGAATATGAAGCACTGCTGGCCGAGCAACTCAAAAACTGGGATGTGGAACGGGTGGCCCAACTGGATAAAATTATTCTGAAACTGGCGCTGGCGGAGCTGCTGAATTTTCCGAATATTCCGGTGAAGGTAACCATCAACGAATACATTGAACTGGCAAAGCAGTACAGTACACCCAAAAGTGGCAAATTTGTCAACGGTATCCTGGATAGCTTGTCGGAAAAATTAAAGAGCACCGGCCAACTCCGCAAAAGCGGTCGGGGCTTATTGGACAACAAGTAA
- a CDS encoding YtxH domain-containing protein, whose translation MSKTSQTLIAFVAGCATGAVVGLLYAPEKGAVTRDRLTYRLSKYRDQLRDLLENVLNSDSLPESLAKVEGQRVVNDAREKAEKLLEDVDRLMAQIKQQGS comes from the coding sequence ATGAGCAAAACAAGCCAAACCTTGATAGCGTTCGTAGCGGGCTGCGCAACTGGAGCCGTAGTAGGATTACTGTACGCCCCCGAAAAAGGAGCCGTCACCCGCGATCGGCTAACCTACCGCCTGTCTAAATACCGCGATCAACTCCGTGATTTGCTAGAAAATGTCTTGAATTCGGACTCTCTGCCCGAAAGTCTCGCCAAAGTGGAAGGCCAGCGGGTGGTAAACGACGCGCGGGAAAAAGCCGAAAAACTGCTGGAAGACGTGGATCGTCTGATGGCGCAAATCAAACAACAGGGTTCTTAA
- a CDS encoding DUF1573 domain-containing protein, with amino-acid sequence MKNFAIGLLFLLGVSACNQTQKDSKSELSDKMPKIVFADKGVYDFGEITEGDSVVRNFKFKNEGEFPLIINNINTSCGCTTPEWPKQPIEPGKEASIKVLFNSQGKRGVQNKTVTVYANTDPAYTELSFRVMVNPRAESSPTSAVQ; translated from the coding sequence ATGAAAAATTTTGCCATCGGTCTGTTGTTTCTCCTTGGCGTCTCTGCCTGCAACCAGACTCAGAAAGATTCGAAAAGTGAATTATCGGATAAAATGCCGAAAATCGTTTTTGCCGATAAGGGAGTATATGATTTCGGCGAAATTACGGAGGGTGACAGCGTTGTTCGCAACTTCAAATTCAAAAACGAAGGCGAATTTCCGCTGATCATTAACAACATCAACACCTCCTGCGGTTGTACAACCCCCGAATGGCCCAAACAACCGATTGAGCCCGGCAAGGAAGCGTCCATCAAAGTGCTGTTCAACAGCCAGGGCAAGCGGGGTGTCCAAAACAAAACCGTTACGGTCTACGCCAACACCGATCCGGCTTATACGGAACTGTCTTTCCGGGTTATGGTGAACCCGCGGGCCGAATCGAGCCCCACCAGCGCCGTTCAATAA
- the yajC gene encoding preprotein translocase subunit YajC: MTFLSVLLQAPAGSPNSMVWNIVLWVGIFVVFYFFMIRPQQKKQKDQKGFIENLKKGDDVVTIGGLHGKVYSVEGTTVTLEVDRGLKLTFEKTAISREASAKTAS; the protein is encoded by the coding sequence ATGACTTTCCTTTCTGTATTACTACAGGCACCGGCTGGCTCACCGAACTCCATGGTCTGGAACATCGTCCTGTGGGTCGGTATTTTTGTTGTTTTCTACTTCTTCATGATCCGTCCGCAGCAAAAAAAGCAGAAGGATCAAAAAGGTTTCATCGAAAATCTGAAAAAAGGGGACGATGTAGTAACAATTGGCGGTTTACATGGAAAAGTGTATTCGGTGGAAGGAACAACCGTTACGCTGGAAGTAGACAGGGGGTTAAAGCTAACGTTTGAAAAAACCGCCATTTCCCGCGAAGCGTCTGCCAAAACAGCATCGTAA
- the coaE gene encoding dephospho-CoA kinase (Dephospho-CoA kinase (CoaE) performs the final step in coenzyme A biosynthesis.), with the protein MSVASKKPLLIGVTGGIGSGKSLVCRVFETFGIPVYYADERAKWLVDHDTILKADVTRLLGPEAYDPIGRYNRSWVATQVFGQPELLLQLNALIHPRVYADTARWATQYTHKPYVVKEAALLRTAGEDGNNLDKLIVVQSPLELRIQRIKKRDPHRTEQEIQNIISRQMSDDERLQMADYVIYNNESQLLIPQVVRLHELFSGAEL; encoded by the coding sequence ATGAGCGTAGCGTCGAAAAAGCCGTTGTTGATCGGCGTCACCGGCGGCATCGGTTCCGGTAAAAGCCTGGTTTGCCGCGTGTTTGAAACCTTCGGTATCCCAGTTTATTACGCCGACGAGCGGGCCAAATGGCTGGTGGATCACGATACCATTCTGAAAGCGGACGTGACCCGCCTGCTCGGTCCGGAAGCCTACGATCCGATAGGCCGTTACAACCGGAGTTGGGTAGCCACCCAGGTGTTTGGTCAACCGGAGTTGCTGCTGCAATTGAATGCTCTGATTCACCCGCGGGTGTATGCCGACACCGCGCGCTGGGCCACCCAATACACTCATAAGCCGTACGTAGTCAAGGAAGCGGCCTTGCTCCGGACGGCGGGGGAAGACGGCAACAACCTCGACAAACTGATCGTGGTGCAGTCGCCCCTGGAACTGCGCATCCAGCGCATCAAAAAACGCGATCCGCACCGCACCGAGCAGGAAATCCAGAACATCATCAGCCGACAGATGAGCGACGACGAACGGCTTCAAATGGCGGATTACGTTATCTACAACAACGAGTCGCAGTTGCTGATCCCGCAGGTGGTACGGCTTCATGAACTCTTTTCCGGGGCAGAATTATAA
- a CDS encoding amidase, giving the protein MKKIILPVACLLSFLAGAFITDNDPKKPLTTDILDAASRVFGLEFSPAERDSMLENLTSYRNNYEALRKIELTNDVAPALYFNPLPHGFKLPQGAPSFKASPIGKVTFPANRNDLAFYSVAQLGELLRTRQITSVELTKFFLERLKTYNDKLLCVVTLTDELALQQARQADAEIKAGKYRGPLHGIPYGAKDLFARKGYKTTWGSVPYKNQTLNYDATLIQRLEKAGAVLCAKLTLGELAMGDVWFGGKTRNPWDPSTGSSGSSAGSGASVSAGLLPFAIGTETLGSIVSPSTVNGVTGLRPTYGRVSRYGAMALSWSMDKIGPMCRSVEDCALVFNAIYGPDGHDPTVIAAPFRYAPLPSLKGIKIGYLKKAFDEDHPTKASDEAALETLRKLGATLIPFELPDIPVGRMNMILSAEAAAAFDELTRSGKDDQLVRQVRGAWPNAFRSARFIPAVEYIQANRIRTKLINEMAETMKGFDVYITPTFGNANLTLTNLTGHPCVALPNGFNANGLPTSITFMGQLFDEGRLLAVAKLYQDATAFHKKHPAL; this is encoded by the coding sequence ATGAAAAAAATTATTCTACCCGTAGCCTGTCTGCTGAGCTTTCTGGCGGGCGCCTTCATCACTGATAACGACCCTAAAAAACCGCTTACTACCGACATCCTTGATGCGGCCTCCAGGGTGTTTGGACTGGAATTCAGCCCCGCCGAACGGGATTCAATGCTGGAAAACCTCACCAGCTACCGGAACAATTACGAAGCCCTCCGAAAAATTGAACTGACCAATGATGTTGCACCGGCGCTTTATTTTAATCCACTCCCCCACGGTTTTAAACTCCCACAGGGTGCTCCGTCATTTAAAGCCAGCCCGATTGGAAAAGTAACGTTCCCGGCCAACCGCAACGACCTGGCCTTCTACTCCGTGGCCCAACTGGGTGAACTGCTCCGAACCCGTCAGATTACGTCGGTTGAACTAACCAAATTCTTTCTGGAACGGCTGAAAACCTACAACGACAAGCTTCTCTGCGTTGTCACGCTGACGGATGAACTGGCGTTGCAACAGGCCCGGCAGGCCGATGCCGAAATCAAGGCCGGAAAATACCGGGGGCCATTGCACGGCATTCCGTACGGCGCGAAGGATCTGTTTGCCCGCAAAGGTTACAAGACGACCTGGGGATCGGTCCCCTATAAAAACCAAACACTGAATTACGACGCCACCCTCATTCAGCGGCTGGAAAAAGCCGGGGCCGTTCTGTGCGCGAAGCTGACGCTGGGCGAACTGGCGATGGGTGATGTCTGGTTTGGCGGAAAAACCCGGAATCCGTGGGACCCCTCCACCGGCTCCAGTGGTTCGTCGGCGGGCTCGGGTGCGAGCGTCTCGGCGGGGCTACTCCCGTTTGCGATCGGTACCGAAACGCTGGGTTCCATTGTGTCTCCTTCGACGGTCAACGGGGTGACGGGGTTGCGGCCCACCTACGGCCGGGTAAGCCGGTACGGGGCAATGGCGTTAAGCTGGTCGATGGATAAAATTGGCCCCATGTGCCGCTCGGTGGAAGACTGCGCCCTGGTTTTCAACGCCATTTACGGCCCGGACGGCCACGACCCAACGGTGATTGCGGCTCCGTTCCGGTATGCTCCGCTGCCCTCCCTGAAAGGAATTAAAATTGGCTACCTGAAAAAAGCGTTTGACGAAGACCACCCGACGAAAGCCAGCGATGAAGCCGCGCTGGAAACCCTTCGCAAACTCGGTGCGACGCTGATCCCGTTCGAGTTGCCCGACATTCCGGTGGGCCGCATGAACATGATTCTGAGCGCTGAAGCCGCGGCTGCGTTTGATGAGCTGACGCGCTCGGGCAAAGACGACCAACTGGTGCGGCAGGTCCGCGGAGCCTGGCCCAACGCCTTCCGTTCGGCGCGGTTTATCCCGGCGGTCGAGTACATTCAGGCCAACCGCATTCGCACCAAACTGATCAACGAGATGGCGGAAACGATGAAAGGCTTCGATGTGTACATTACGCCTACGTTCGGCAACGCAAACCTGACGCTCACCAACCTGACCGGCCATCCGTGTGTGGCGTTACCGAACGGTTTCAATGCCAACGGGCTGCCCACCAGCATCACGTTCATGGGCCAGTTGTTCGACGAAGGCCGTTTGCTGGCCGTTGCCAAACTCTACCAGGACGCTACGGCTTTTCACAAAAAACATCCGGCCCTCTAA
- a CDS encoding pentapeptide repeat-containing protein: MDYYNQVFDSFGASPDSWTHQTYEQCTFKNLDLAGALLFNSNFINCHFESCDLTKIQVKNARFDDVSFADCKLNYVDFGHCNPFGFHTDFQNCQLNNTVFLNRKLKKAKFMECSLKSAQFLKCDLTGTHFKECNFDSARFEDNTLIQVDFSSSYNLELDPDTNRIKKARFSLHNLPGLLTKHDLVISP, encoded by the coding sequence ATGGACTATTACAACCAGGTCTTCGACTCTTTCGGTGCATCGCCCGATTCGTGGACCCATCAAACGTATGAACAGTGCACCTTCAAAAATCTGGATTTGGCCGGTGCCCTGCTGTTCAACTCAAACTTTATTAATTGCCACTTTGAATCCTGTGACCTGACAAAAATTCAGGTCAAAAATGCGCGATTCGATGACGTATCCTTTGCGGACTGCAAGCTTAATTACGTTGATTTCGGCCACTGCAACCCCTTCGGTTTTCACACTGATTTTCAGAATTGCCAGCTCAACAACACGGTTTTCCTGAACCGCAAGCTCAAGAAAGCCAAGTTCATGGAATGCTCGCTGAAGTCCGCTCAATTTCTAAAATGCGATCTAACCGGAACCCACTTTAAAGAGTGCAATTTTGATTCGGCCCGCTTTGAAGACAATACGCTCATTCAGGTGGATTTTTCCAGTTCCTACAACCTGGAACTGGACCCGGACACGAATCGAATCAAAAAAGCCCGGTTTTCCCTGCACAACCTGCCGGGCCTTTTGACCAAACACGATCTGGTCATCAGCCCGTAA